One window from the genome of Bacteroidota bacterium encodes:
- the trxA gene encoding thioredoxin — MKKLFVAIIAISTATLISCGNASDTQAQKAAQPEKSTSVSKSDESGKPVHLTKETFLEKVMDYEKNRDTWVYEGDKPCIIDFYADWCKPCKLIAPIMEELAKEYEGQIYVYKIDTEEQRELASIFGIRSIPSVLFVPMEGKPQMSTGALPKETFKQAIDNFLLKPDNSTNNQ; from the coding sequence ATGAAGAAACTTTTTGTTGCTATTATTGCCATAAGCACGGCCACATTAATCAGTTGTGGAAACGCGAGCGACACACAGGCCCAAAAAGCTGCTCAACCGGAGAAATCCACCAGCGTAAGCAAATCTGATGAATCCGGAAAACCGGTACATCTTACCAAGGAAACGTTCCTGGAAAAAGTCATGGATTATGAGAAAAACCGCGACACATGGGTTTATGAAGGCGACAAGCCATGCATCATAGATTTCTATGCTGACTGGTGCAAGCCCTGTAAGCTTATTGCTCCGATCATGGAAGAACTGGCGAAAGAATATGAAGGTCAGATTTATGTATACAAAATCGACACCGAGGAACAACGTGAACTGGCCAGCATTTTCGGGATACGCAGTATTCCATCTGTTCTCTTCGTTCCGATGGAAGGCAAACCGCAGATGTCGACCGGAGCATTACCCAAAGAAACTTTCAAGCAGGCCATTGACAATTTTCTGCTCAAGCCTGACAATTCAACGAATAATCAATAA
- the trxA gene encoding thioredoxin encodes MEFLSKQTFLEKVFNYEKNQEWKYEGNLPCLIDFYADWCQPCKMVAPILEELSKEYAGKINIYKVDTEAERELSAAFGIRSIPSLLFCPMDGQPQMAMGALPKETLKQVIDEVLLKETASKEA; translated from the coding sequence ATGGAATTTTTAAGCAAACAGACTTTCCTGGAGAAGGTCTTTAATTATGAAAAAAACCAGGAATGGAAATATGAGGGAAATCTGCCCTGTCTGATCGATTTTTACGCAGATTGGTGCCAGCCATGCAAAATGGTTGCTCCCATCCTGGAAGAATTATCAAAAGAATACGCAGGAAAAATCAATATTTACAAGGTTGATACCGAAGCAGAACGTGAGCTTTCAGCAGCTTTTGGTATCCGCAGTATTCCTTCCCTCCTGTTCTGTCCTATGGACGGACAGCCTCAAATGGCCATGGGAGCCCTGCCAAAGGAAACACTTAAGCAGGTGATTGATGAAGTATTGCTAAAAGAAACTGCTTCCAAAGAAGCATAA
- a CDS encoding WbqC family protein, with protein sequence MSIPCQIPTVYMSTALLPPVAYMAVIRKMSNVKLEALETYRKQSFRNRFEILTTNGRVALTIPVRKTFGNHTLTSEIKICYAQPWQKVIRGGLEAAYNSSPYFLYFKDELFSIFAERHDKLIDLNHTLLMKILDWTGIQASISYTHEFYHEVPGCLDLRYAIHPGKIIPEMVFPEYFQTFSDRYCFQANLSILDLLFNLGPEAGNYLDNVRLPWISGGTQS encoded by the coding sequence ATGTCAATTCCATGTCAAATACCCACGGTTTACATGTCAACAGCCTTGTTGCCACCTGTCGCATATATGGCTGTCATCAGAAAGATGTCCAATGTTAAGCTTGAAGCCCTGGAAACGTACAGAAAACAATCGTTCCGAAACCGGTTTGAAATCCTTACCACAAATGGCAGGGTTGCCTTAACCATCCCGGTAAGAAAAACGTTCGGAAATCATACTTTGACCAGCGAGATTAAAATCTGTTATGCACAACCATGGCAAAAAGTGATCCGGGGTGGACTGGAAGCTGCATATAACTCCTCCCCTTATTTCCTGTATTTCAAAGATGAGCTGTTCTCAATCTTCGCCGAAAGGCACGATAAGCTTATTGACCTCAATCATACTCTGTTGATGAAGATACTAGATTGGACAGGCATTCAGGCATCAATATCGTATACTCATGAATTTTATCATGAAGTACCAGGATGTCTGGATCTCCGCTATGCGATCCATCCTGGTAAAATCATTCCTGAAATGGTATTTCCTGAATATTTTCAAACGTTCTCTGACCGTTACTGTTTTCAGGCCAATCTGAGTATATTGGATTTACTCTTCAACTTGGGTCCGGAAGCAGGTAATTACCTTGATAATGTCAGACTACCCTGGATTAGCGGGGGTACTCAATCCTGA
- a CDS encoding HDIG domain-containing protein encodes MGKLLNFFRNKYQDIYKTALFLSAIVILVLVFPREGKFKYEFSRNKPWLHEDFFAPFDFSILKPEEQIKAEQVEALRQTKPYFILDTTIFPRIRADFHKAFNRAWIERYGDTTVKIQSHDRNLEKAELFLNRLYNKGIYDPAFVFDPVTKPANVILIRGNIAKETNPDSILTIHKANDLINRWLRPGTTFDHELLSVLLFDHLQHNVLFDEIKTVNEREKILAEISPTRGMVLSGEKIISRGDLVTTEKYQVLISLKKYYEEQLGAGGAYYFILAGQIILISIAMGAMAMFLYYFRKDVFRDNKKVLLILVILLLLVFITSLVVTYHPAYLYLVPLCLVPILVRAFFDTRMALYVHLITVIITGFLVPNSFEFLFLQMMAGISAILTVANLQRRSQFFLTSVSIFFTYSVLYSGLNLIQEGSLREIAPLNFAFFAGNSVLTLFAYPLIYIFEKLFGLITDVTLIELSNTNNPLLRELSLKAPGTFQHSLQVANLSEEAVFEVGGNALLVRTGALYHDIGKMDMPVYFIENQTTGVNPHDELTYEESARIIIGHVIKGIEKAKKHKLPEQIIDFIRTHHGTRKVEYFYIMQKKEFPDQEIDERDFTYHGPIPFSKETAILMMADSVEAASRSLKSYDSDSINALVDNIIDKQLETGQFDNSNITLKEITRIKKIFKKKLMTIYHIRIEYPR; translated from the coding sequence ATGGGAAAACTCTTAAATTTTTTTCGCAACAAGTATCAGGATATTTACAAGACGGCATTGTTTCTGTCTGCTATTGTCATCCTGGTGTTGGTTTTCCCGAGAGAGGGTAAATTTAAATATGAGTTTTCCAGGAATAAACCCTGGCTTCACGAAGATTTCTTTGCCCCGTTCGACTTTTCCATCTTAAAGCCGGAGGAGCAGATAAAAGCAGAACAGGTTGAAGCATTGAGGCAAACAAAACCATACTTTATCCTGGATACGACAATTTTTCCACGGATCAGGGCCGATTTTCACAAAGCGTTTAACAGAGCCTGGATAGAAAGGTATGGCGATACGACGGTGAAGATTCAGTCTCACGACAGAAACCTGGAAAAAGCTGAATTATTCCTTAACAGGCTATATAATAAAGGTATTTATGATCCTGCCTTTGTTTTTGATCCTGTTACGAAACCTGCTAATGTTATCTTAATCAGGGGGAATATCGCTAAAGAGACAAACCCCGACAGTATACTCACCATTCATAAAGCCAATGATTTGATTAACCGCTGGTTAAGACCTGGTACAACTTTCGATCATGAGTTGCTTTCCGTTCTTTTATTTGATCATTTGCAACATAATGTTTTGTTTGATGAGATTAAAACAGTTAACGAGCGAGAAAAAATCCTGGCGGAAATTTCTCCAACACGGGGAATGGTGTTATCGGGAGAAAAAATAATTTCAAGAGGAGATTTGGTTACAACCGAAAAGTATCAGGTGTTGATTTCATTGAAGAAATATTATGAGGAACAATTGGGTGCCGGCGGGGCATATTATTTCATTCTTGCCGGACAAATAATCCTGATCAGCATTGCCATGGGGGCAATGGCTATGTTTCTTTATTATTTCCGGAAGGATGTATTCCGTGACAATAAAAAAGTTCTTCTGATTCTGGTTATTTTATTGCTCCTTGTGTTTATTACCAGTCTGGTTGTTACATACCATCCTGCATACCTTTACCTTGTTCCACTCTGCCTGGTACCCATACTGGTAAGAGCATTTTTCGACACTCGGATGGCGCTGTATGTTCACCTGATTACAGTTATTATTACAGGTTTCCTTGTTCCCAACAGTTTTGAGTTTCTTTTTCTCCAAATGATGGCGGGTATAAGCGCAATTCTCACTGTTGCTAATCTTCAGCGCAGATCGCAATTTTTCCTGACTTCTGTTTCAATTTTCTTCACCTATTCTGTTCTTTATTCAGGGTTAAATCTCATCCAGGAAGGAAGTCTGAGAGAAATAGCCCCGTTGAATTTCGCCTTTTTTGCCGGTAATTCAGTACTGACTTTGTTTGCGTATCCCCTGATATATATTTTCGAAAAACTCTTTGGTTTGATAACCGATGTAACCCTGATAGAGTTATCGAATACTAATAATCCTCTGCTTAGGGAATTGTCGTTAAAAGCTCCCGGAACTTTCCAGCACTCCCTGCAGGTTGCAAATCTTTCGGAAGAAGCTGTATTTGAGGTCGGTGGAAATGCATTGTTGGTCAGAACAGGAGCGCTATACCATGATATTGGCAAAATGGACATGCCGGTATATTTTATTGAGAATCAGACTACAGGGGTCAATCCGCACGATGAACTCACCTATGAGGAAAGTGCAAGGATAATAATTGGCCATGTAATCAAAGGTATAGAAAAAGCCAAAAAGCATAAGCTGCCTGAGCAGATCATAGATTTTATCAGAACCCACCACGGTACAAGAAAGGTGGAATACTTTTATATAATGCAGAAGAAGGAATTTCCCGACCAGGAGATAGATGAGAGAGATTTTACCTATCATGGCCCTATTCCGTTTTCCAAGGAAACCGCAATCCTGATGATGGCAGATTCTGTGGAAGCTGCTTCACGGAGCCTGAAGTCATACGACAGCGATTCTATCAATGCCCTGGTGGATAACATCATTGATAAGCAACTTGAAACGGGTCAGTTTGACAATTCCAATATTACCCTGAAAGAAATTACACGGATCAAGAAGATCTTCAAGAAAAAGCTTATGACTATCTATCATATCAGGATTGAGTACCCCCGCTAA
- a CDS encoding C40 family peptidase, whose amino-acid sequence MEKGFCNIAMIPVRREPSHKSELVTQLLFGEPYHVDLQQGEWLLIRGGFDDYPGWMDAGQHEPVSEEGFNSLIKSEWVVSQHHSIIKDTMTGLDFEVYPGSTIPEANFKIGNRVYSFEGKALQKSEVLHPREIILRMAGSYINSPYLWGGRTPCGIDCSGLVQVLFKIAGINLPRDAFMQAKLGEDIHFISDAVPGDLLFFDNNEGEIVHTGILYKPDLILHASGRVRIDKADHHGIFSLTTGKYTHKLRTIKKILS is encoded by the coding sequence ATGGAAAAAGGATTTTGCAATATAGCCATGATACCGGTAAGAAGAGAACCTTCACATAAATCGGAATTGGTTACCCAATTGCTCTTCGGAGAGCCTTATCATGTTGATCTTCAGCAAGGGGAATGGCTTTTGATCCGTGGAGGATTTGATGATTATCCGGGTTGGATGGATGCTGGTCAGCACGAACCTGTTTCTGAAGAAGGCTTTAATTCATTGATAAAAAGTGAGTGGGTAGTTTCACAGCATCATTCAATTATAAAGGATACGATGACAGGATTGGATTTTGAAGTATATCCGGGATCTACCATACCGGAAGCGAACTTCAAAATTGGCAACAGGGTCTATAGCTTTGAAGGAAAGGCTTTACAAAAGAGTGAAGTTCTGCACCCCCGGGAAATAATCCTCCGGATGGCAGGATCATACATCAATTCACCGTATTTGTGGGGTGGTCGCACACCTTGTGGTATCGATTGCTCCGGGTTGGTACAGGTACTATTTAAAATTGCAGGCATTAATCTCCCCCGCGATGCTTTCATGCAGGCCAAACTCGGAGAGGATATCCATTTTATATCCGATGCAGTACCCGGTGATCTTTTGTTCTTCGACAACAACGAAGGAGAAATTGTACACACAGGAATTCTTTATAAACCTGATCTTATTCTTCATGCCTCAGGAAGAGTAAGGATCGACAAAGCAGACCATCACGGAATTTTTAGTCTTACCACCGGGAAATATACTCATAAGCTCAGGACGATAAAAAAAATCCTCTCATGA